In bacterium, one genomic interval encodes:
- a CDS encoding PorV/PorQ family protein, whose product MGRKSGVMGIFLLLAISLPLIVSTSSAGIFSKEKVGTTGATFLKIEAGARPVAMGGAFVAVADDANTIYWNPAGLALLEEREITAMHNEWLEGMRYEFLGYVQPIKSEKGTHGFGISAMGLYTTGLEQRTTETTEPEGTFAAYDIAVAGAYACKISRSISIGANAKLIHQKIESETAWGGAIDIGLIYRVPLRIRRGKFSRDKLQVGFAVQNIGPKIKFVKESDPLPLNIKAGIAKTYDLKSIKSELILACDVNAPIDNVPNGHFGVEFVYQKMKDIALAARAGYKTNTIKDLNALSGLSAGAGFVWKRMAVDYVWVPYGDLGNTHRISLTIRM is encoded by the coding sequence ATGGGAAGGAAAAGCGGGGTAATGGGTATATTTCTACTCCTTGCTATCTCTCTTCCGTTGATTGTTTCTACAAGCTCAGCAGGAATCTTTTCCAAAGAGAAGGTAGGCACAACCGGAGCAACTTTCTTGAAGATTGAGGCAGGCGCGCGTCCTGTGGCAATGGGGGGCGCTTTTGTAGCTGTGGCTGATGATGCCAATACTATTTACTGGAACCCCGCTGGTTTAGCTTTACTGGAAGAGAGAGAGATTACTGCTATGCACAATGAGTGGCTGGAAGGTATGAGGTACGAATTTTTGGGATATGTGCAGCCTATCAAATCCGAAAAAGGAACTCACGGCTTTGGAATCAGCGCAATGGGCTTATATACGACGGGTCTTGAACAGAGAACCACTGAGACCACAGAGCCTGAAGGAACTTTTGCAGCATACGATATTGCTGTGGCAGGAGCCTATGCCTGTAAAATCAGTAGGTCAATCTCCATTGGCGCCAATGCGAAGCTAATCCATCAGAAGATAGAAAGTGAGACAGCCTGGGGTGGAGCAATAGATATAGGACTAATCTATAGAGTTCCTCTTCGAATACGAAGAGGGAAATTTTCAAGAGATAAATTGCAGGTGGGATTTGCAGTGCAGAATATCGGTCCAAAGATAAAGTTTGTTAAAGAGAGCGACCCATTGCCTCTCAACATAAAAGCAGGTATAGCTAAAACTTATGACCTGAAGTCAATCAAATCTGAGCTCATCTTGGCTTGTGATGTCAATGCTCCCATAGATAATGTTCCCAACGGACATTTTGGTGTTGAGTTCGTTTACCAGAAGATGAAAGATATTGCACTTGCCGCAAGGGCAGGATATAAGACTAATACCATTAAGGACTTAAATGCCCTGTCGGGACTTTCGGCAGGAGCAGGATTTGTCTGGAAGAGGATGGCAGTAGACTATGTCTGGGTTCCCTATGGCGACTTAGGGAATACGCATAGGATATCCTTGACTATAAGGATGTAA
- a CDS encoding DUF3307 domain-containing protein yields MFVFYRLLLAHVIADFPLQFTSIYRFKTKSPLGSFVHSGIFGLLAVLLVWPYWNLTRMWEFIFFLWVVHAIQDWLKVLVFEKYHLNNIWVFLLDQFLHIGFLGMLFPFGLAKLIPPEGLSKLVSLYNDNNVVIYAIAFISIGFGGGILISYIKNLFYGSGKADLTSSKRYIQAVERMLIVGLMLLKGYYYLAIPGIWIIHGGYVIFRKRREERFRLSSFFDLIFNTAIAVGIMLILRLN; encoded by the coding sequence ATGTTCGTTTTTTATAGGTTACTTTTGGCTCATGTAATTGCTGACTTTCCTTTGCAATTTACAAGCATATATCGGTTCAAAACCAAATCTCCCTTAGGCTCTTTTGTCCACAGTGGCATCTTTGGGTTACTTGCGGTTCTTTTAGTCTGGCCTTACTGGAACTTAACCAGAATGTGGGAATTTATATTCTTCCTCTGGGTTGTTCACGCCATACAAGACTGGCTCAAAGTATTGGTCTTTGAAAAGTATCACCTGAATAATATTTGGGTATTTCTCCTTGACCAATTTCTACATATAGGTTTTCTCGGTATGCTCTTTCCATTCGGCTTGGCAAAATTGATTCCACCAGAAGGTCTTTCAAAATTGGTTTCTCTATACAATGATAATAATGTAGTAATATATGCAATTGCCTTTATATCTATTGGATTTGGTGGAGGTATTTTAATCTCCTATATTAAGAATTTGTTCTATGGTAGTGGAAAAGCAGATTTAACTTCGTCTAAGAGATATATTCAAGCTGTGGAAAGGATGCTGATAGTGGGCTTAATGTTACTGAAGGGATATTATTATCTTGCAATTCCTGGAATCTGGATAATTCACGGTGGATATGTCATCTTCAGAAAGAGAAGGGAAGAACGATTTCGTCTTTCTTCTTTCTTCGACTTAATTT